One Triticum dicoccoides isolate Atlit2015 ecotype Zavitan chromosome 3B, WEW_v2.0, whole genome shotgun sequence genomic window, TGCCGCGTATGGTTTGCAACGGGGCGCTATAGGCGCCGGATAGGATTTCATCATCCAGGCAGCCAGCAGCGACCATTGTTCTTCTCCATCTATCTAAGAAAAAAAAAAAGGTCTGTTCTTCTCGTCTCGCCTCTCGCGCGGACTTGCGTTGGGGAACGGGGTCCGGCTGGGGCCGGGGCAGATGCGTTCGGGCGTGGGGGACGGCGGGAAACCCCCGGCCGGCGTCCGTTCTCCAGTCCGTCAGATGGCCAGAGGCCTCAACGCCTCGTCGCGGCCGCGCTCAGCATCAGGGCGACGCCGGCGCTACCCGCGGTGAGCAGCAAGAGCATCCACTCTCCCTCCCCAGTCGGTAATTTTATCCAGTCCCATACCTAGTTTCCCGCTGCATCTTAATTAGTAGGGGGTGGGGGATCCTGATTAGGTCAGAGATTTTGCACTAAACTGGAACCGAAGCTAGCGATGGTCAAGCGAAATGCTAAtatactgttgattcattttatacAAAAGAAATAGAGGTGAATGTGGAGCTAATGAATGCTCGGCCTCCTCTCTTGTTACTCCAGTTTGAACATCAAACTCATAAAGAACAATGGCATCAAACTCAAACAATTGAAGTCTTATTCTGACGGATTGAATTCCAACACTATGTCCACATATTTGGCAATATCCACCTAATCAAAGTGATGATGTGTGGCGAGCAGATTTGAAGCAGGCCTTACGCAGACCCTTTTGTAGAATTGCAAAGTTTATGGTACACAAGATCGACACTTGAAGTACAATTAATTCAATCCGTACGATTTGGGGCAGTCCTAATAAGTTGTAGCTTCGCCCCTCCTAAGATTTCTTTTAAGCTACGCCACTGCCACCTATATATAGTACTCAAACTGACCCAAAGGCCATGATGTTACAGACAACTTACAAGCCGATGTAATCCATTCAGTTAGTGAACCCTCGTTGTTTCTCAGAGGAATTCCAAACAAGCACAAACAGAAACTTCGTGTAAAATTCATGAATTCACATGTACTACATTCAGACTGGAACCATGTAGAAGATACAGAAGATTGATTAATTAACTCCATGAGTAATTAAGCTGAACATAGACATCCAGAGTAACATTTGAAGTGAAGTAAATCTTTGATATACTCCCTAGCTAGCGTTCGAATACATTAGAATATAGTATCTATCCAGACTAAATACGCAAGAAAGAAAGCAGATATTTTAACATCTGAAGAGACACAATAACACCAAACACCGTATATGCATGTGTTATCTTCCTCCTGAGAGGCTGGAAAAAGTGGCAAAACTCGTCAATAACTGAGGATACTGCACATTTGGTGATTCCAATCCTCTGTTTTGCGTCAAGGCCTGCATAGTGAAGCTGAAATGTGCTGGTGTTAGCTCTGGGAGTGGTGTATCACCTTCGAGGTACTGCATGGCATGTCGCATTGTGGGCCTTGCGCTAGTAAAAGGGTGCGAGCATAGAAGCCCTAGCTTCAGCACCAAAGATGCATCATCGATGTTGTAGTCACCCCGCAGTCTCGGATCCACAGTCTCCATGAGCGATCCGTTGTGCCAGCGCTCTATAACCCAGTCAACCAATGTATGTTTGTTGCCAAATGGGTTCTGCTTGATAGGCCTCTGCCCAGAAGTGACCTCAAGGAGAAATATGCCGAATGCAAACATGTCTGTCAGAGTGGATGCCTTGCCCGTGTGGACGTACTCAGGCGCCAGGTATCCCATGGTTCCAACCATATGTGTGGTTTGTGGATCAGTGCCATGGTCGTACAGCCTTGAGAGACCAAAGTCACCTAGTCTTGCATTCATTTCACTGTCCAGAAGCACGTTGCTCGGCTTAACGTCTCGGTGTATGACAACTTTCTCCCACTTCTCGTGAAGGTAGAACAAGCCGAATGCGACGCCCTTGATAATATGGAACCTCTCCTCCCAATTCAGTGATGGCTTGCCATCTTCACAGTACAGATACTGATTGAGGCTACCATTTGACATGTAGTCATAAACCAAAAGAAGTTCACCTTTACGTCGGCAATAACCAAGCAGGGGCACAAGGTTGCGGTGTCTGAGCCGGCCGATACTGACAACCTCcgcgatgaactccttcatcccttGCCTTGACTCGTGAGACACTCTCTTCACCGCCACTTTCAGTTTGGACTTTCGGAGTGTCCCTTTGTATACCTTGCCGAACCCGCCCACACCAAGCAGGTTCTTTTCCTTGAACCCTTCGGTTGCATGGAACAGGTCCTTGAAGGAGAACCGATGTGGCCCGAAATCAACCTCCCAGTCTTCCCGCAGCTCCCTGTACCTGAATCTTTTGCGAACAACCAGAATGATAACAGTTCCCACTACAAGGACGAACATGGCCGTGGCAATAGGCAGGGTGATCTCCAGGACCTTGGAGCGCGGCTCTGGACCAAGACGTGGTAGCTTTGGGAGCTTGGATGTGTCAATGGCAGGAGCAGGGCCATTAATGGCAAAGCTCCAGCCGAGAACGCAGTGGATTGTGCTGATTGCGCCGGTTGTGGCTGCGAAGCCGATGTACGATGGTTCTCTCAGAACTGTGGAGAGGTTATAGGGGGACGAAAGCAGTGGCCTCTCCGGCTTAGCGAATCCGAGAGGAGCCAAGAACACGTTGATCTGCGTGGACTCCCCATCATAGTCAGCCCATACCTGCATCGCCTTGCCACTGATAAGGGTCAGGTTGTTGAAGGATCCGCTCCCTTCATCGTAGTACCCGGTGCGGTAGGCCTGCAAGGAGGTGAGGCTGTTGATGTCGATGCCGACGTGGTTGTTGTCCATGTCTTGGAACTCCTCGTTCTGGGTGGTGTCGAGCTCGACGGCGAACATGTGGTTGCTGGCGTTGCCGTTGTTGCCGCTGTTGAGGAGGCCCATGTACTGCGCCCACGTGTTGGAGAGGTTCTTGGTGGGGGCGACGAAGAAGGCCATGCCGTCGGCACTGATGCCCTCGTGGACGGAGAGGATGGCGAACGCGAAGCTGAGGGAGAAGGACCGCACCGTGCCGTTGGGCGACCCGCGCAGGCTCAGCGGGGTCGGGTAGAAGGCGTGGCCGAGGTTGATGGTGTCGTTGGTGAGCTCGAGGAGCCCATCCGGTGTGACGTTGGCGTTGCCGTCGAGGGTGAGGTTGACACCCGAGAAGCCATTGTATAGGAAGCTGAAACTGTCGTTGCTGGTTGTGGATGCAGCAAGGTGAAGAAGGAAGAGGAGTGGAATGGCGTGTAGGAGGAAGAAGATGTGCTCCCTCGGAGCCATGTCTCGAGCACTGGCAAGGAAAAGATTATGATATTTTGTTGTTGATAAACAACTACCGGTGTGGCTATCTAAGTAGTACTGCTGTATGTGCGCCCGTCAGTAGCAAACAACTGCCCATGATTTTCGCGACCGATGTACTAGTACTACTGAGAGTTAAATCCATAAAATTCAGTAATTTTGCTAACTCGCAAGAGAGGATACATCACCATCTGCGGGTGCAATCGAACGGGAAGCTGGTCCAACAGGTTCAATTTTCTTCCTTAGATACTGAAAGTTCGTCTCCCGATCGACGCTGAAGTCTGAACATATTTCCGGAATTGTCTAAATCAGACTGATTCAGACGGCAACCACTAGGCAGCACGTACACACG contains:
- the LOC119275019 gene encoding L-type lectin-domain containing receptor kinase SIT2-like; amino-acid sequence: MAPREHIFFLLHAIPLLFLLHLAASTTSNDSFSFLYNGFSGVNLTLDGNANVTPDGLLELTNDTINLGHAFYPTPLSLRGSPNGTVRSFSLSFAFAILSVHEGISADGMAFFVAPTKNLSNTWAQYMGLLNSGNNGNASNHMFAVELDTTQNEEFQDMDNNHVGIDINSLTSLQAYRTGYYDEGSGSFNNLTLISGKAMQVWADYDGESTQINVFLAPLGFAKPERPLLSSPYNLSTVLREPSYIGFAATTGAISTIHCVLGWSFAINGPAPAIDTSKLPKLPRLGPEPRSKVLEITLPIATAMFVLVVGTVIILVVRKRFRYRELREDWEVDFGPHRFSFKDLFHATEGFKEKNLLGVGGFGKVYKGTLRKSKLKVAVKRVSHESRQGMKEFIAEVVSIGRLRHRNLVPLLGYCRRKGELLLVYDYMSNGSLNQYLYCEDGKPSLNWEERFHIIKGVAFGLFYLHEKWEKVVIHRDVKPSNVLLDSEMNARLGDFGLSRLYDHGTDPQTTHMVGTMGYLAPEYVHTGKASTLTDMFAFGIFLLEVTSGQRPIKQNPFGNKHTLVDWVIERWHNGSLMETVDPRLRGDYNIDDASLVLKLGLLCSHPFTSARPTMRHAMQYLEGDTPLPELTPAHFSFTMQALTQNRGLESPNVQYPQLLTSFATFSSLSGGR